The following proteins come from a genomic window of Hymenobacter canadensis:
- the fdhA gene encoding formaldehyde dehydrogenase, glutathione-independent, with the protein MADNRGVVYTGPGKVEVQNIAFPELKNPKGKKITHGVVLKVVSTNICGSDQHMVRGRTTAPSGLVLGHEITGEVIEMGADVEFLKKGDLVSVPFNVACGRCRTCREMKTGICLTVNEGRAGGAYGYVDMGGWIGGQAEYVMVPYADFNLLRFPDKDQAMEKIRDLTMLSDIFPTGFHGAVKAGVGPGATVYVAGAGPVGLAAAASAQLLGAAVVIVGDMNKARLAHARSFGCETVDLTLDATLTEQITQILGVPEIDCAIDCVGFEASGHGTDSKTEVPAAVLNSLMEITRAGGSIGIPGLYVTEDPGSKDEAAQKGSLSIRFGLGWAKSHSLHTGQTPVLSYNRQLMQAILYDKVQIAKAVNVEVISLDDAPRGYEEFDSGVAKKFVINPHNMIPDIKPKAKKKDKEPA; encoded by the coding sequence ATGGCTGATAACAGAGGCGTTGTTTATACCGGCCCCGGCAAAGTCGAGGTGCAAAACATTGCGTTTCCGGAACTGAAGAACCCGAAAGGCAAGAAAATCACGCACGGCGTGGTGTTGAAAGTGGTGTCCACCAATATCTGTGGTTCCGACCAGCACATGGTGCGCGGCCGGACCACGGCCCCGTCGGGGTTGGTGCTGGGCCACGAAATCACGGGCGAGGTGATTGAAATGGGGGCCGACGTGGAGTTCCTCAAGAAGGGTGATTTGGTGTCGGTGCCGTTCAACGTGGCCTGTGGCCGCTGCCGCACCTGCCGCGAGATGAAAACAGGCATCTGCCTGACCGTGAACGAAGGCCGCGCCGGTGGCGCCTACGGCTACGTGGACATGGGCGGCTGGATTGGCGGCCAGGCCGAGTACGTCATGGTGCCCTACGCCGACTTCAACCTGCTGCGTTTCCCCGACAAAGACCAGGCGATGGAGAAAATCCGGGACCTGACCATGCTCAGCGACATTTTCCCAACTGGTTTCCACGGCGCCGTGAAGGCTGGCGTAGGCCCGGGCGCGACGGTGTACGTGGCCGGAGCCGGCCCGGTAGGTTTGGCCGCTGCCGCTTCGGCGCAGCTGCTGGGTGCCGCCGTGGTGATTGTAGGTGACATGAATAAGGCCCGTCTGGCCCACGCCCGCTCCTTCGGCTGCGAAACCGTTGACCTGACGCTGGACGCCACCCTCACCGAGCAAATCACCCAGATTCTGGGCGTGCCGGAAATCGACTGCGCCATCGACTGCGTGGGCTTCGAGGCCAGCGGCCACGGCACCGACTCCAAGACGGAAGTGCCGGCCGCCGTGCTCAACTCGCTCATGGAAATCACGCGGGCGGGCGGCTCCATCGGCATCCCCGGCCTGTATGTGACCGAGGACCCGGGCTCGAAGGACGAAGCCGCGCAGAAAGGCAGCCTGTCCATCCGCTTCGGGCTGGGCTGGGCCAAGAGCCACTCCCTGCACACCGGCCAGACGCCCGTGCTCAGCTACAACCGCCAGCTGATGCAGGCCATTCTGTACGACAAGGTGCAGATTGCCAAAGCCGTGAACGTGGAAGTCATCAGCCTCGACGACGCCCCGCGCGGCTACGAGGAATTTGACAGCGGCGTGGCCAAGAAGTTCGTTATCAACCCCCACAACATGATTCCGGACATCAAGCCCAAAGCCAAGAAGAAGGACAAGGAGCCGGCGTAA
- a CDS encoding GlcG/HbpS family heme-binding protein — protein MSITLEQAQAAIKAAHEKSLEMGVKMNIAVVDAGANLTAFARMDDAWLGSLDISIKKAKTARYFDMPTGTIGGLSQPGGSLFGIEHSNLGLITFPGGIPIKNAEGKIIGAIGVSGDSVENDHTVAEAGVQAVEGR, from the coding sequence ATGAGCATCACCCTCGAACAAGCCCAGGCCGCCATCAAAGCCGCCCACGAAAAATCCCTGGAAATGGGCGTAAAGATGAACATTGCCGTGGTAGACGCCGGCGCTAACCTGACGGCCTTCGCCCGCATGGACGACGCCTGGCTCGGCTCGCTGGACATCTCCATTAAGAAGGCCAAAACGGCCCGCTACTTCGACATGCCCACCGGCACCATCGGGGGCCTCTCCCAGCCCGGCGGCTCACTGTTCGGCATCGAGCACTCCAACCTGGGTCTCATCACTTTTCCCGGCGGCATTCCGATTAAGAACGCCGAGGGCAAAATCATCGGCGCCATCGGCGTGTCGGGCGACTCGGTAGAGAACGACCACACCGTGGCCGAAGCTGGGGTACAGGCCGTGGAAGGCCGCTAA
- the lepA gene encoding translation elongation factor 4, with protein MKNIRNFCIIAHIDHGKSTLADRLLEFTSTVSKRDMQAQLLDNMDLERERGITIKSHAIQMQYPYKGEIYTLNLIDTPGHVDFSYEVSRSIAACEGALLIVDSSQGIEAQTISNLYLAIGSDLTIIPVLNKIDLPHSMPEEVSDEIVDLIGCDRDEIIPASGKSGIGIEAILNAICERVPAPKGDPDAPLQALIFDSVFNSYRGIEVLFRIKNGTMKKGDKLRFMATGKEYGADEIGILGLNQEPRLEIGAGNVGYLISGIKEAREVKVGDTITHVARPTTEAIQGFADVKPMVFAGIYPVETTEYEELRSCMEKLQLNDASLVWEPETSVALGFGFRCGFLGMLHMEIVQERLEREFNMTVITTVPSVQFHATGTKDQRLVINAPSEMPEPNMIKLIEEPYIKAQIITAADYVGPIITLCMEKRGIIKGQSYLTSERVELSFELPLSEIVFDFFDKLKTISRGYASLDYELIGFRESDMVKLDIMLNGEKVDALSAIVHRSKSYEWGRRLCEKLRELLPRQQFEIAIQASIGQKIISRETVKALRKNVIAKCYGGDISRKRKLLEKQKEGKKRMRQVGSVEIPQEAFLAVLKID; from the coding sequence GTGAAGAACATCCGCAATTTCTGCATCATCGCCCACATCGACCACGGCAAGAGCACGCTGGCCGACCGCCTGCTGGAATTTACCAGCACTGTCTCCAAGCGCGACATGCAAGCGCAGCTGCTCGATAACATGGACCTGGAGCGGGAGCGGGGCATCACCATCAAGAGCCACGCCATTCAGATGCAGTACCCCTACAAAGGGGAAATCTACACGCTCAACCTGATTGACACGCCCGGCCACGTCGATTTCAGCTACGAAGTTTCGCGCTCCATTGCGGCCTGCGAAGGTGCTTTGCTGATCGTGGACTCGTCGCAGGGCATCGAGGCCCAGACGATTTCCAACCTGTACCTGGCCATCGGCTCCGACCTGACCATCATTCCGGTCCTCAACAAAATCGACCTGCCGCACTCCATGCCGGAGGAGGTCAGCGACGAAATTGTGGACCTCATCGGCTGCGACCGGGACGAAATCATCCCCGCTTCGGGCAAGTCGGGTATCGGTATCGAAGCCATCCTGAACGCCATCTGCGAGCGGGTGCCCGCCCCCAAAGGCGACCCGGATGCGCCGCTGCAGGCCCTGATTTTCGACTCTGTTTTCAACTCCTACCGCGGCATCGAAGTCCTGTTCCGCATCAAGAACGGCACCATGAAGAAGGGCGACAAGCTCCGTTTCATGGCTACCGGCAAGGAATACGGCGCCGACGAAATCGGTATCCTGGGCCTCAACCAGGAGCCACGCCTCGAAATCGGGGCCGGCAATGTGGGCTACCTCATTTCGGGCATTAAGGAAGCCCGCGAAGTGAAGGTCGGTGACACCATCACGCACGTAGCGCGGCCTACCACCGAAGCCATCCAAGGCTTCGCCGACGTGAAGCCGATGGTATTCGCTGGTATCTACCCGGTAGAAACCACCGAGTATGAGGAGCTGCGTTCCTGCATGGAAAAGCTTCAGCTCAACGACGCCTCTTTGGTGTGGGAGCCCGAAACGTCGGTGGCCCTGGGCTTCGGCTTCCGCTGCGGCTTCTTGGGCATGCTACACATGGAAATCGTGCAGGAGCGCCTGGAGCGCGAGTTCAACATGACGGTGATTACCACCGTGCCCTCGGTGCAGTTCCACGCCACCGGCACCAAGGATCAGCGCCTGGTTATCAACGCTCCGAGCGAGATGCCCGAGCCGAACATGATCAAGCTGATTGAGGAGCCCTACATCAAGGCCCAGATCATCACGGCCGCTGATTACGTGGGGCCCATCATCACGCTGTGCATGGAGAAGCGTGGCATCATCAAGGGCCAGAGCTACCTGACTTCCGAGCGGGTGGAGCTGTCGTTTGAGTTGCCGCTGTCGGAAATCGTGTTCGACTTCTTCGACAAGCTCAAGACCATTTCGCGCGGCTACGCCTCGCTCGACTACGAGCTGATCGGCTTCCGCGAGTCGGACATGGTGAAGCTGGATATTATGCTGAACGGGGAGAAGGTCGATGCGCTGTCGGCCATCGTGCACCGCTCCAAGAGCTACGAGTGGGGCCGTCGCCTCTGCGAAAAGCTCCGCGAGCTGCTCCCGCGCCAGCAGTTCGAAATTGCCATCCAGGCCAGCATCGGGCAGAAAATCATTTCGCGGGAAACCGTGAAGGCCCTGCGCAAAAACGTAATTGCCAAGTGCTACGGCGGCGACATCAGCCGCAAGCGCAAGCTGCTCGAAAAGCAGAAAGAAGGCAAGAAGCGGATGCGCCAGGTGGGCTCCGTAGAAATTCCGCAGGAGGCCTTCCTGGCCGTCCTCAAAATCGATTAA
- a CDS encoding bifunctional 5,10-methylenetetrahydrofolate dehydrogenase/5,10-methenyltetrahydrofolate cyclohydrolase, producing MTTAPDATTYRLIDGKQTAEAIKEEIAAEVAQRKAAGQKTPHLAAILVGHDGGSETYVRNKVLACERVGFESTLLRYEDTITEAELLAKVQELNEDESIDGFIVQLPLPRHIDTNKVIEAVRPEKDVDGFHPMNIGRMVAGLPALLPATPSGIVELLRRYKLPTDGKHCVVIGRSNIVGTPVSILLAKNLEPGNCTVTLCHSRTQNLADITRTADILVAALGRPEFVTADMVKPGAVVIDVGTTRVEDADKKSGWALKGDVNFAEVAPLTSYITPVPGGVGPMTIAMLLLNTLRAAKGEVYPK from the coding sequence ATGACCACTGCCCCCGACGCCACCACCTACCGCCTCATCGACGGCAAGCAAACCGCCGAGGCCATCAAGGAAGAAATTGCCGCCGAAGTAGCCCAGCGCAAAGCCGCCGGCCAGAAGACGCCCCATCTGGCCGCCATTCTGGTCGGCCACGACGGCGGCTCGGAAACCTACGTGCGCAATAAGGTGCTGGCCTGCGAGCGGGTAGGCTTCGAGAGCACACTGCTGCGCTACGAAGACACCATCACGGAGGCCGAACTGCTGGCCAAGGTGCAGGAGCTGAACGAGGACGAGAGCATTGACGGCTTCATCGTGCAGCTGCCGCTGCCGCGCCACATCGACACCAATAAGGTGATTGAGGCGGTGCGGCCGGAGAAGGACGTGGACGGTTTCCACCCGATGAACATCGGGCGGATGGTGGCCGGCTTGCCGGCGCTGCTGCCCGCCACGCCCTCGGGTATCGTGGAGCTGCTGCGCCGCTACAAGCTGCCGACGGACGGCAAGCACTGCGTGGTAATCGGGCGTAGTAACATTGTGGGTACGCCGGTTAGTATACTGCTGGCCAAGAATTTAGAGCCCGGTAACTGCACCGTGACTTTATGCCACTCGCGCACCCAGAACCTAGCCGACATCACCCGCACCGCCGACATCCTGGTAGCCGCCCTGGGCCGCCCGGAGTTCGTGACGGCCGATATGGTGAAGCCTGGGGCGGTGGTAATCGATGTGGGCACTACCCGTGTGGAGGACGCCGACAAGAAGTCGGGTTGGGCGCTGAAGGGCGACGTGAACTTTGCCGAAGTGGCCCCGCTCACGTCCTACATCACGCCTGTACCGGGTGGCGTTGGGCCGATGACCATTGCCATGCTGCTGCTCAACACGCTGCGGGCCGCGAAAGGGGAGGTGTACCCGAAGTAG
- a CDS encoding 7-carboxy-7-deazaguanine synthase QueE, which yields MEQFYTIQGEGYNTGRAAYFLRLGGCDVGCVWCDVKDSWDADKHPRVSITDMVAAATAHAGRNVVITGGEPLMHQLGPLTAALHAAGCQNWIETSGAYPLSGKWDWICVSPKKFKAPLPETLQQAHELKIIVFNKSDFAWAEEHAAQVGPDCRLYLQPEWSKASQMMPLIVDYVKDNPQWQVSLQTHKFLDIP from the coding sequence ATGGAGCAGTTTTATACCATTCAGGGCGAGGGCTACAACACGGGCCGCGCCGCCTATTTCCTGCGCCTGGGCGGCTGCGACGTGGGATGCGTCTGGTGCGACGTAAAGGACTCCTGGGACGCCGACAAGCACCCGCGCGTTTCCATCACCGACATGGTGGCCGCGGCGACGGCCCACGCGGGCCGCAACGTCGTTATCACCGGCGGTGAGCCCCTGATGCACCAGTTGGGCCCGCTGACGGCGGCCCTGCACGCCGCCGGCTGCCAGAACTGGATTGAAACCTCCGGCGCCTACCCGCTCAGTGGCAAGTGGGACTGGATCTGCGTGTCGCCGAAGAAGTTCAAGGCCCCGTTGCCCGAAACCCTGCAGCAGGCACACGAGCTTAAAATTATCGTTTTCAATAAGTCGGACTTTGCCTGGGCCGAAGAGCACGCCGCGCAGGTAGGCCCCGACTGTCGGCTGTATCTACAGCCAGAGTGGAGCAAGGCTTCGCAGATGATGCCGCTTATCGTGGACTATGTGAAAGACAATCCACAGTGGCAGGTATCGTTACAGACGCATAAATTCCTCGATATCCCGTAG
- a CDS encoding OmpA family protein, producing MRRILFAVPMLASMLLPLGASAQATLATANTKARSLWDKAQIQAKERNFTKAIETLTVLNQKFPSLGEPYVLRGSLLKAMGDNRPAFEAYRDGLAKLPADANRANDYYTLGELAMSFGEYQTAAESYRRLLKTGPKGQRFASRAQRQLLNCEFAAKAIANPVGVQPERLGAPLNTFRFQYFPALTADNRFLVFTGRATSESGEDLFVSKMNKDGSIGDPASISPFINTPYNEGAGTISGDGKTLVFASCDRPNSVGNCDLYISRRTGNNWSKPQNLGRTVNSVEWDSQPTLSADGRTLYFTSTRRGGQGQEDIYVTTVDANGNWTPARNLGRPVNTPGKDMAPFIHASSTTLYYVTDGLVGMGGLDVYRCEMQSATAWSEPTNLGYPLNTHENEASLFISSDNRRGFCSRSRAAEPGVRKEQDRPVELFSFEVPQQVRARETSTYTQGRVFDAVTKKPIQADVQLYDLNTDELTQYVTSDSENGDYTVVLNEGRQYAMYAAANKYLMSSLSFDYSDKRSFDPLVLDIYLEPVRSGRSIVLNNLFFDTREYALKPKSRTELNRLVGFMKQYPEVQVEIIGHTDDVGSDDDNLVLSQNRAKSVYSYLISQGVKVNRLRFKGYGESKPLVANDTEGHRQQNRRIELRIL from the coding sequence ATGCGCCGAATATTGTTTGCCGTGCCGATGCTGGCCAGTATGCTGCTCCCGCTGGGGGCTTCGGCCCAAGCCACTCTGGCCACGGCCAATACGAAGGCCCGCAGCCTCTGGGACAAGGCGCAGATCCAGGCCAAGGAGCGCAACTTCACCAAGGCCATCGAAACCCTGACGGTGCTCAACCAGAAGTTTCCGTCGTTGGGGGAGCCCTATGTGTTGCGGGGCTCGCTGCTGAAAGCCATGGGCGACAACCGCCCGGCCTTCGAAGCCTACCGCGACGGACTGGCCAAGCTGCCCGCCGACGCCAACCGCGCCAACGACTACTACACGTTGGGCGAACTGGCCATGAGCTTCGGCGAGTACCAGACGGCCGCCGAAAGCTACCGCCGCCTGCTCAAGACCGGGCCCAAGGGCCAGCGCTTTGCTTCCCGGGCCCAGCGCCAGCTGCTCAACTGTGAGTTTGCCGCCAAGGCCATAGCCAACCCTGTTGGCGTGCAGCCGGAGCGGCTGGGAGCCCCACTAAATACCTTCCGGTTTCAATATTTTCCGGCCCTCACCGCCGACAACCGTTTTCTGGTCTTCACGGGCCGGGCCACTTCTGAAAGCGGCGAGGATCTGTTTGTGTCGAAGATGAACAAGGACGGCAGCATCGGCGACCCGGCCTCCATTTCGCCCTTCATCAACACGCCCTACAACGAAGGCGCGGGCACCATTTCCGGCGACGGCAAGACGCTGGTATTTGCCTCCTGCGACCGGCCCAACTCCGTAGGCAACTGCGACCTGTATATCTCGCGCCGCACCGGCAACAACTGGAGCAAGCCCCAGAACCTGGGCCGCACCGTCAACTCGGTGGAGTGGGATTCGCAGCCTACGCTTTCGGCCGATGGCCGCACGCTGTATTTCACCTCCACGCGCCGGGGCGGGCAGGGGCAGGAAGACATCTACGTGACTACCGTGGATGCCAATGGCAACTGGACGCCGGCCCGCAACCTGGGACGCCCCGTGAATACGCCCGGCAAAGACATGGCTCCGTTCATCCACGCCAGCAGCACCACGCTATACTACGTCACGGATGGACTGGTGGGCATGGGCGGGCTGGATGTGTACCGTTGCGAAATGCAGAGCGCCACGGCCTGGAGTGAGCCCACAAATCTGGGCTATCCGCTTAATACACACGAGAATGAGGCATCCTTGTTCATCTCTTCCGATAACCGCCGGGGCTTCTGCTCCCGCTCCCGGGCCGCCGAGCCGGGCGTGCGCAAAGAGCAGGACCGCCCGGTAGAGCTGTTCAGCTTTGAGGTGCCCCAGCAGGTGCGGGCCCGCGAAACCAGCACCTACACCCAGGGCCGCGTCTTCGACGCCGTCACCAAAAAGCCCATTCAGGCCGACGTGCAGCTCTACGACCTGAACACCGACGAGCTGACCCAGTACGTCACGTCCGACTCCGAAAATGGCGACTATACGGTGGTGCTGAACGAAGGCCGCCAGTACGCCATGTACGCGGCGGCCAACAAATACCTGATGAGCAGCCTCAGCTTCGACTACAGCGACAAGCGCAGCTTCGATCCGCTGGTGCTGGATATCTACCTGGAGCCGGTGCGCTCCGGCCGCAGCATCGTGCTCAACAACCTGTTCTTCGACACCCGTGAGTACGCGCTCAAGCCGAAGTCGCGCACCGAACTCAACCGGCTGGTGGGCTTCATGAAGCAGTATCCGGAAGTACAGGTGGAAATCATCGGCCACACCGACGATGTCGGCTCTGATGACGACAACTTGGTTCTTTCGCAGAACCGCGCCAAATCGGTCTACAGCTACCTTATCAGTCAGGGCGTTAAAGTGAACCGCCTGCGCTTCAAAGGCTACGGTGAGAGTAAACCGTTGGTAGCCAACGACACCGAAGGCCACCGCCAGCAGAACCGGCGCATCGAGCTCCGGATTCTCTAA
- a CDS encoding citrate synthase, with protein MAESAELILDGKSYSLPVIEGTEHEKAFDIGKLRDQTGYVTLDSGYKNTGATKSAITFLDGEEGILRYRGYPIEQLAEKSSFLEVAYLLIYGALPTQVQLDDFQHQITKHTLVHEDVRKIFDGFPSAAHPMAILSSLICSLTAFYPESVSPDLSKEEIDLNVIRLMAKISTIAAWTYKNNMGHPLNYPRNDLDYCSNFLYMMFSFPTEKYDINPVVVSALNKLLILHADHEQNCSTSTVRLVGSANASLYGSVSAGINALWGPLHGGANQEVVEMLESIQRDGGDTKKWIDKAKDSNDSFRLMGFGHRVYKNFDPRATIIKKAADEVLKALGLEESPLLKIAQELEQAALTDEYFVKRKLYPNVDFYSGIIYRAIGIPTEMFTVMFALGRLPGWIAQWKEMRENKEPIGRPRQIYTGELERDYQPIAQRS; from the coding sequence ATGGCAGAGTCTGCTGAATTGATCCTCGACGGGAAATCCTATTCCCTTCCCGTCATCGAAGGCACCGAACACGAAAAAGCATTCGACATCGGCAAGTTGCGCGACCAGACTGGCTACGTAACCCTCGACTCGGGCTACAAGAACACCGGAGCCACGAAAAGCGCCATCACGTTCCTGGATGGTGAGGAAGGCATTCTGCGCTACCGGGGCTATCCGATTGAGCAGCTCGCCGAGAAATCCAGCTTCCTGGAAGTCGCCTACCTGCTCATCTACGGCGCGCTGCCCACCCAGGTCCAGCTCGACGACTTCCAGCACCAGATTACCAAGCATACACTCGTGCACGAGGATGTGCGCAAGATTTTCGACGGCTTCCCGTCGGCGGCCCACCCGATGGCCATTCTGAGCAGCCTGATCTGCTCGCTCACCGCTTTCTACCCCGAAAGCGTATCGCCCGACCTGAGCAAGGAAGAAATCGACCTCAACGTTATCCGCTTGATGGCCAAGATTTCGACCATTGCGGCCTGGACGTACAAGAACAACATGGGTCACCCGCTGAACTACCCGCGCAACGACCTCGACTACTGCTCCAACTTCCTGTACATGATGTTCAGCTTCCCTACGGAGAAGTATGACATCAATCCGGTGGTAGTTAGCGCCCTCAACAAGCTGCTCATCCTGCACGCCGACCACGAGCAGAACTGCTCCACCTCGACGGTACGCCTGGTAGGCTCGGCCAACGCCAGCCTGTATGGCTCGGTTTCGGCCGGCATCAACGCGCTGTGGGGCCCGCTGCACGGCGGTGCCAACCAGGAAGTGGTGGAGATGCTTGAGTCCATTCAGCGCGACGGTGGCGACACCAAGAAGTGGATCGATAAAGCCAAAGACTCGAACGACTCGTTCCGCCTGATGGGCTTCGGCCACCGCGTGTATAAGAACTTCGACCCGCGGGCAACCATCATCAAGAAAGCCGCCGACGAAGTGCTGAAAGCGCTGGGTCTGGAAGAAAGCCCCCTGCTGAAAATCGCGCAGGAATTGGAGCAAGCAGCCCTCACCGACGAGTACTTCGTTAAGCGTAAGCTGTATCCGAACGTTGACTTCTACTCCGGCATCATCTACCGCGCCATCGGCATCCCAACCGAGATGTTCACGGTGATGTTTGCCCTGGGCCGCCTGCCCGGCTGGATTGCCCAGTGGAAAGAGATGCGCGAAAACAAAGAGCCTATCGGCCGTCCTCGCCAGATCTATACCGGCGAACTGGAGCGCGACTATCAGCCCATCGCGCAGCGTAGCTAG
- the mnmE gene encoding tRNA uridine-5-carboxymethylaminomethyl(34) synthesis GTPase MnmE: MAVAHPPALSDTIIALSTPPGAGAIAVLRLSGPDAISLTDGAFAGKRLRDQPGHTLHYGTIRDADRILDEVVVSLFRGPHSYTREDVVEISCHGSDYIVQEVLRLFTRRGARLAEAGEFTKRAFLHGAFDLAQAEAVADLIAADSQLSHQVAMQQMRGGFSRELKDLRGRLVQFAALLELELDFGEEDVEFADRTGLVALLQEVQALVRRLLRSFELGNVIKNGVTTVIAGRPNAGKSTLLNALLNEERAIVSAIAGTTRDLIEDEVSIDGIRFRFVDTAGLRTTTDVVESMGVERTMKRVLQAALVVYLFDITSTTPDQLQAEIQALGLAPGVPVLAVGNKLDTASDPELEAFQDRPGTVLIAASRGDGLDELQQALLQLVRGEGLDRLGSSTIVTNLRHARSLEAANSALNAVLTGLATGAGTELLAADLRHALAALGEITGEISSDDLLTSIFTQFCIGK; encoded by the coding sequence GTGGCCGTAGCCCATCCTCCCGCGCTTTCTGATACCATCATTGCCCTCTCGACTCCACCCGGTGCGGGGGCTATTGCCGTGTTGCGCCTCTCGGGCCCGGACGCTATTTCCCTCACCGACGGCGCCTTTGCCGGCAAGCGTCTGCGCGACCAGCCGGGCCACACGCTGCACTACGGCACCATCCGCGACGCCGACCGGATCCTGGACGAAGTGGTGGTATCGCTGTTCCGGGGCCCGCATTCCTACACCCGCGAGGATGTGGTGGAAATTAGCTGTCACGGCTCCGACTACATTGTGCAGGAAGTGCTGCGCCTCTTCACGCGGCGTGGCGCCCGGCTGGCCGAGGCCGGCGAGTTCACCAAACGCGCCTTCCTGCACGGTGCCTTCGACCTCGCCCAGGCCGAGGCCGTGGCCGACCTGATTGCCGCCGACTCCCAGCTCTCGCACCAGGTGGCCATGCAGCAGATGCGCGGCGGCTTCTCGCGGGAGTTGAAGGATCTGAGGGGCCGCCTCGTGCAGTTTGCCGCCCTGCTGGAGCTGGAGCTGGACTTCGGCGAAGAAGACGTGGAGTTTGCCGACCGCACCGGGCTGGTAGCGCTGCTCCAAGAAGTGCAGGCGCTGGTGCGCCGCCTGCTCCGCTCGTTTGAGCTCGGCAACGTCATCAAGAACGGCGTCACCACGGTTATTGCCGGGCGGCCCAATGCCGGCAAGAGCACGCTGCTCAACGCCCTGCTCAACGAGGAGCGCGCCATTGTATCGGCCATTGCCGGCACCACCCGCGACCTGATCGAAGATGAGGTCAGCATCGACGGCATCCGGTTCCGGTTTGTGGATACGGCCGGCCTGCGCACCACCACCGACGTGGTGGAATCCATGGGTGTCGAGCGCACAATGAAGCGGGTTCTGCAGGCTGCCTTGGTCGTATATCTATTTGATATTACGTCTACTACCCCTGATCAGCTTCAAGCAGAGATTCAAGCCCTTGGCTTGGCCCCGGGCGTGCCGGTGCTGGCCGTAGGCAACAAGCTCGATACCGCCTCAGACCCGGAGCTGGAGGCCTTCCAGGACCGCCCAGGTACCGTGCTCATTGCCGCCAGCCGCGGCGACGGCCTCGACGAGCTGCAACAGGCGCTGCTGCAGCTGGTGCGCGGCGAAGGCCTCGACCGGCTGGGCAGCAGCACCATCGTCACGAACCTGCGCCATGCCCGCAGCCTGGAGGCCGCCAATTCGGCGCTCAACGCCGTGCTGACGGGCCTGGCGACGGGCGCCGGCACCGAGCTGCTGGCCGCCGACCTGCGCCACGCCCTGGCGGCCCTGGGCGAAATCACCGGCGAAATTTCTTCCGACGATTTGCTGACCAGTATTTTCACCCAGTTCTGCATCGGTAAATAA
- a CDS encoding metal-dependent transcriptional regulator → MPSFTEENYLKAVYKLAEAAPGFDVSTNSIAEVLQTRPASVTDMLRRLGEKGLLHYQRYKGVSLTAEGRQLALLTIRKHRLWEVFLVQKLGFNWDEVHEVAEQMEHIDSPLLVRRLDEFLGFPRLDPHGDPIPTEDGAMLRPAHRLVADLLPGEQGPVVAVKNTSVAFLQYLDKAGLKLGSYIEVLDKVEFDNSLEVRINNTNTTMLSAEVSRNLFVAG, encoded by the coding sequence ATGCCCAGCTTCACCGAGGAAAACTACCTGAAAGCCGTGTATAAGCTGGCGGAAGCAGCGCCGGGCTTCGATGTGAGCACCAATAGCATTGCCGAGGTGCTGCAGACCCGCCCGGCCTCCGTCACGGATATGCTGCGCCGCCTCGGCGAAAAGGGCCTGCTGCACTACCAGCGCTACAAGGGTGTGTCGCTCACGGCCGAGGGCCGGCAGCTGGCGCTGCTCACCATTCGCAAGCACCGGTTATGGGAAGTGTTTCTGGTGCAGAAGCTGGGCTTCAACTGGGATGAGGTGCACGAGGTAGCCGAACAGATGGAGCACATCGACTCCCCGCTGCTCGTGCGCCGCCTCGACGAGTTCCTGGGCTTCCCGCGCCTCGACCCGCACGGCGACCCTATCCCGACCGAAGACGGCGCCATGCTACGCCCCGCCCACCGCCTCGTGGCCGACCTGCTGCCCGGCGAGCAGGGCCCGGTGGTGGCCGTCAAGAATACGTCGGTGGCCTTCCTGCAGTATCTGGACAAGGCCGGCCTCAAGCTGGGCTCCTATATTGAAGTACTGGACAAAGTGGAGTTTGATAATTCTTTGGAAGTCAGAATAAACAACACAAATACCACCATGCTTTCTGCGGAGGTAAGCCGCAATCTTTTCGTAGCCGGCTAA